The Pyxidicoccus sp. MSG2 DNA segment GGAGGATGGCGTGCTCCACGGGCTTGAGGCCCTCCACGCCCTCGACGGTGATGACGGAGGTGCCGGCGCCCTCGATGCGGGCGCCCATCTTGTTGAGGACGCGGGCCAGTTCCTCGATTTCGGGCTCGCGGGCGCAGTTCTCCATGACGGTGCGGCCCTTCGCGAGCACCGCCGCCATCAGCACGTTCTCCGTGCCGGTGACGGTGATGACGTCGAAGTTGACGGTGCCGCCCTTGAGCTGCTTCGCCCGGGCCTCCACGTAGCCTTCCGTCAGGTGGATGTCCGCGCCCAGGGCCTTGAGCCCCTTGAGGTGCTGGTCGATGGGCCGCGCGCCGATGGCGCACCCGCCCGGCATGGACACGCGCGCCCGGCCGAAGCGGGCGACGAGCGGGCCCAGCACCAGCACGCTGGCGCGCATCGTCTTCACCAGGTCGTACGGCGCTTCCGGGTGGATGTGGCCGTTGACGCCCACCTGGCAGACGTCCTTCTTGCGGGCGGTGAGCCGCTCCGCGTCGCAGCCCATGGTCCGCAGCACCTTGAGCATGGTGCCGACGTCCGCCAGGTCCGGGACGTTCCGGTAGGTGGAGGTGCCATCCGCCAGCAGCGCGGAGGCCAGGATGGGCAGCGCCGCGTTCTTCGCGCCCGAGGCCTGCACCTCACCGTGCAGCTCCGCGCCACCCTTCATTACGATCTTGTCCATGGTTCCCTGCTTCTTCAGCCCTGTGGCCCGTCAGCCACGGGCTGTGTCCCAAAAGCCATGCGCTCCCGCCGCTCCAGGTCCTTCTCCACGCGCGCATCCGCGTACCCCGCGGCCCGCAGGAGCTCCAGGACGGCGGGGCCCTGAGTCTCGCCAATCTCCATTGCAAGGAGCCCGCCAGGCTCCAGGAAGCGCCGCGCACCCGTCACCACCCGGCGGATGGCGACGAGCCCGTCCGGCCCGCCGTCCAGCGCCAGCTTCGGCTCGCGGCGCACCTCGGCGGACAGCGTCGCGATTTCCGCGGTGTCGATGTAGGGCGGGTTGGAGACCACCACCCGGAAGCGCGCGTCCGGCGGCACCGGGGAGAACAGGTCCCCCTGCAGCACCGTCACCCTGTCGGCCACCTTGAGGGCCTCCGCGTTCTCCTTCGCCAGCGCGCACGCGTCCGGGGACAAATCCGTGGCCACCACCGTGGCCTGCGGGCGCTCGGCCGCGAGGCTGATGGCGATGCAGCCCGAGCCCGTGCACACGTCCAGCGCCCGCGACGGCGCGTCCTTCGGCAGCATGCGCAGCGCCGCTTCGACGAGGAGCTCCGTCTCCGGCCTGGGAATCAGCACCCGCGCGTCCACCTTGAAGGTGCGGTTGTAGAACTCGCGCACGCCGGTGAGGTACTGCGTGGGCTCGCCGCCCAGGCGCCGCTCAATCAGCGCGCGGAAGGTGCCCAGCTCCTCCTTGGAGAGGGGCCGGTCCAGGTCCACGTAGAGCCGGACGCGGCCCACCTTGAGCACGTGCGACAGCAGCACCTCGGCGGTGAGCCGGGGGCTGTCCACCTGCCGCTTCTCGAAGTGCTGCGTCGTCCAGGTGAGGACCCTGCGGATGGTCCAGGTCTCGCTGCTCATGCGTCGGGAGAGGCGGGCCGCGAGCCGCCGGTCTGCGCCTTGAGCGCCTCGGCCTGGTAGTAGGTCCGGCAGGCGGTGATGACGTCTTCAATCCCGCCCGCCATGATGCCCGGCAGGTTGTGCACGGTGAGCCCGATGCGGTGGTCCGTCAGCCGGTCCTGCGGGAAGTTGTAGGTGCGAATCTTCTCGCTGCGGTCGCCGGTGCCCACCTGCGAGCGGCGCGTGGAGTCGCGCTCGGCGCGCAGGCGCTCCTGCTCCATCTCGTAGATTTTCGCGCGGAGCATGCGCAGCGCCATGTTGTAGTTCTTGAGCTGGCTCTTCTCCTGCTGGCACTTCACCACGATGCCCGTGGGCCGGTGGGTGAGGCGCACCGCGGAGTCCGTCGTGTTGACGCTCTGGCCACCGGCGCCGGTGGAGCGCATCGCCTGCCGGTCGATGTCCGCCTCGTTGAGCTTCACGTCCACCTCCTCGGCTTCCGGCATGACGGCCACCGTAATCGTGGAGGTGTGGATGCGGCCCTGCGTCTCGGTGGCGGGCACGCGCTGCACGCGGTGCACGCCGGACTCGTACTTCAGGCTGCTGAACACGGCGTCCCCGGACAGCGTCACCGTGGCGTCCTTGATGCCACCGGCGTTGCCCGCGCTCATGTCGATGATGTCCGACTTCCAACCCCGCCGGTCCGCGTAGCGGAGGTACATCTGCATGACCTCCTCCGCGAAGAGGGACGCCTCGTCGCCACCCGCGCCGGCGCGGATTTCGAGGATGACGTTCTTCTCGTCGTTGGGGTCCTTGGGGAGCAGCAGGAGCTTGAGCTGGGACTCCAGCTCCTCGCGCTGCTCCTTGAGGCCGGGCAGGGCCTCGCGGGCATAGGCCTTCTCGTCCGGGTCCGAGCTGCCGAGCCAGGCTTCGACCTCGTTCAGGTCGGCCAGCACCTTGCGGTAGGTGCGGAAGGTGTCCACCAGCTTTTCCAGGCCCGCACGCTCCTTGGAGACCTTCTGGAGCCTCGCCGAGTCGGCGAGCACGTCGGGGTTCGACAGGTCGGCGGTGAGGCGCTCGAACCGGCGCTCGACGTCTTCGAGTTTGTCAATCATCGTTCTTCCGGGGGGTATTGCCCCTTTGTCCGCCCTCTGGCAAGGGTGGGCGGAGTCAAGAAATTCCTTGGCTGCCTGGGCGGTCGCATGAAAGAAGGGCCGCCCTCACCGCCCTTTGGCGGTCGGTCTCACATCACCTACACGGAGTCCTTCCACATGCCCGCCCAGAAGGGAAATCGTTCCAAGAAGAAGGTCGCCAACCGCGCCAAGGGTCGGAAGGCCCAGCTGAAGCGCCGCCGTAGCCGCGCCAAGAAGGGCCAGTCCAACAACAAGGTCTAGTTGCCCGGCTACTCCCTCCCTCGGGGTTCGGGGGAGGGAGGCGGGCGGGCCCACGGCTCCAGTTCGGGCAGCATCCGCTCCACGGTGCCCGAGGAGCTGGCCAGCAGTCGCAGGACGTCCTCCGCCTCGGCACCCGTGACGGGCACCGGCTGGAAGGGCAGCTCCGGGAAGCGGTCGGAGCGCAGGGGCAGCACCTCGCTGGAGAGGTAACCGCCGGGCCCGAAGCGGGCCTTCCACAGCGCGCTGCGCTTGTCGCGCGGGTTCCAGTTTCCACCAAAGACGAAGTTGCCCAGCGAGTAGACGACGGGCGCGCCCTGGAACAGCTCCATGGACTGGAGCACGTGCGGGTGGCTGCCGAGCACGCCGCTGGCGCCGGCTTCAATGGCCGCGTGGGCCAGGCGCACCTGGTACGGCTCCGGCGAGTAGGTGCCCTCGCGGCCCCAGTGGAAGAAGGGCAGGACGATGTCCGCCTGCTGCTTCGCGGCGAGGATGTCCTCGCGGAGCATCCGCTCCATGACGTCCACGTCGGAGAAGTGCCCGGCCACGCCCGGCGTCGTCTCGGTGGCGTAGACCTCGGGCGGCTCGATGTTGCGCTCGCCGAGGAAGAAGTAGCCGAGGAAGGCCACGCGCAGGCCGCCCACGGTGAGGATGGCGGGCCGGCGCGCCTCGGCGAGAGTCCTCCCCGCGCCGAAGTAGGGGATGCGCGCCGTCTCCAGCGTCACCAGCGTGTCCACCAGCCCCTGGGGGCCGTAGTCCATCATGTGGTTGTTGGCGAGGCTGACCACGTCCACGCCGCCGGCCAGGAGCGCGCCCACCAATTCCGGCCGCGCGCGGAAGTTGAAGTTCTTGGGCAGCTTCTCTCCGCCCTCGGTGAAGGGGCACTCCAGGTTGACGGCGAAGAGGTCCGCCGCGTCGCCCAGGGGCTTCACCTCCTTGAAGCCGTACGCGAGCATCTCCTCGCGCGAGCGCCCCTTGGCCACCTGGTCGTCGAAGTACGTCTGGAGGTTGTGACCCAGTGTCACGTCGCCACCGACCACAAGAGTAATGGGCTGGACAGGCGGGCCGGCGTCCGCTGCCCCGGCCAGCGTGTCCGGCGGGGCGGGGAGCGAGACGACGCCCGCGTCCGGCTCTGGAGGGGCCGTCTGGCCCGGTCCCGGCGACGGAGGGAGCTCCGCTGGGGGAGCGGGGCGCGGATGACAGGCGGCGAACACGAGCAGCAGGAGGGCGGCGTGGCGCATGGGCACGGGGAAACTCTACCTTGCACCTGTCGTTGCGCGGCGCGTAGATTGCCCGCGCGCTCATGGCCCGGGAAAAGGACAACATCGCGCTCTCCGACGAGCACAACACTCGCGGAATCGAGCTGGCGGACCGGGGTTGGCTCGATGAGGCCATCAAGGAGTTCAAGAAGGCCATCGATCTGGACCCCAGCTCGGCCCACGCGCACGACAACCTGGCGACCGTCTACGCGGAGAAGAAGCTCTTCCGCGAGGCGCTCACCGAGTACCTCACCGCCCTGAAGCTGGAGCCGGAGAGCGCCACGGCGCACTACAACCTGGCCTGCTTCCTCTCCACCCACGCCGGGGAGATGGCGGTGGAGGAGTACAAGGAAGCCATCGAGCTGGACCCGGAGTATCCGGACGCGCACCTCAACCTCGGCCTCACCTATGCGGACCAGGGGCGGGTGGAAGAGGCCATGCGCGAGCTGCAGACGGCCATCGAGCTGGACCCGCAGGACGCCTTCCCCCGTCACGAGCTGGCCGCGCTGATGATGGACGAGGGCGACTACCGCTCCGCGATTACGCAGCTGAAGGAAGTGGTGCGGCTGGAGCCGGACAACTTCGAGGCCCAGTTGGATCTGGGCATCTGCTACGCGCAGAAGGGCTTCTACGCGGAAGCGGAGCGCGCCTACGAGCGGGCCCGGGCGCTGAACCCCGAGGACCTGCTGCTCAACTACAACCTGGCCGCGCTGTTCGCGCTCTGGGGACGGCCGAAGGACGCCGTGCAGTACCTCCAGAAGTCGCTGGCGGCGGACCGCCCCAAGGTCATGGGGTGGCTGTCCACGGACCCCATGTTCGACGCCCTCAAGGGCGACCCCGACTTCGAAGCCCTGTTCTGAGCCACCGCCATGGGAATGGAATGGGTGTTCCTCGGACTGGCGATCCTCCTGGTCTTCGCCAACGGCTTCTTCGTGGCGACCGAGTTCGCCATCGTGAAGATTCGCGTCACGCGCCTGCAGGCGCTGGTGGACGAGGGCCAGCCGGGCGCCGCCACCGCGATGAAGATGGTGAGCCACCTGGACGCGTACCTGTCCGCGACCCAGTTCGGCATCACCCTGGCGTCGCTGGGGCTGGGCTGGCTGGGTGAGCCGGCCTTCGCCGCGCTGCTGGAGCCGGTGCTGGTGAGGCTGGTGCCGGAGGGCTCCGCCGCGACGTTGGCCCACACGGCGGCGGTGGTCATCGCCTTCAGCATCATCACCTTCCTGCACATCGTCATCGGAGAGCTGGCGCCCAAGAGCCTGGCGATCCAGCGCGCCGAGTCCACCACGCTCGCCGTCGCGCTGCCGATGCGGGTGTTCTACTTCGTCTTCTACCCGGCCATCGTCCTGCTCAACGGGCTGGCGGCGTGGGTGCTGCGCCTGTTCGGCCTGCACTCGGTGGGCGAGGAGTCACACGACGCCCACAGCGAGGACGAGCTGCGCGTCATCCTCCACAGCTCGGCGCAGGCGGGGGCGATTACCTCTGCGCGCGCGGAGCTGCTCGAGCGGGCGCTGGAGATGGCGCAGAAGACGGCGCGGCAGGTGATGGTGCCGCGCAACCAGGTGAAGTTCCTCGACGTGGAGGAGCCGCTGGACAAGTGCATCGCCGACGCTCGCGCGGCGGGCCACACGTGGCTGCCGGTGTGCCGGGGCAACCTCGACGAGGTGGAGGGCCTGGTCAACGCGAAGGACCTCTTCTTCCTGCTGTCGCGCGGGGAGCTGCGCAGCCTGGCGCAGGTGCAGCGGCCGGTGCTCTTCATCCCGGAGAACGCCACGCTGGAGCAGCTGCTGGCCGAGTTCCGCCGCCGCCGCCGCCAGACGGCGCTGGTGGTGGACGAGCACGGCGGCACGTCCGGCCTGGTGACGATTGCCGACGTGGTGGCCGAGGTGGTGGGCGACGTGGCGGAGTTGGGCCGCCGCGTGGAGGAGGTGCGCTCGCTGCCGGGCGGCCGCTTCGAGCTGCCGGGCACCACGCAGCTGGATGATCTGGAGGAGCGGCTGGACGTCAACTTCGACCTCGACGAGGACGAAGAGGGCGAAGTCACCACCATCGCCGGCTACCTCATGGCGCGGCTGGGGCGTGTCCCGGAGAAGGGGGACACCCTGAAGCTCGACATGTGGCGGGTGCTGGTGGAGGAGGTCGACGGGCCGCGCGTGGTGCGGGTGACGGTGGAGCCCCAGTCCCGCGCCGCCCCGGGCCCGCGCACGGCCGCGGATGCCGCGTCCGCGCCGGCCTCGGAGTCCGCGGCGGCGCCTCCGGGGGAGACGCCGCCGTCGTCCTCGAACGAGTCGGCGTAGAAGCTAGCCCTTCGGGTCCTTCTTCGCGGCCACGGCCTTCTTCATCACCTTCGCCTTGCTGGCGGCCCTGGGCGGCTCCGGGCGCTCCACCTTGAGCAACTCCAGGTCGGTGTTGCCGGCCGTCTCCAGCTTGACGATGCCCACGCCGGGGGCGAACCAGATGAAGCTCTCCATGGAGCGTCCCTGGGCGCCGGGCCGGCTGGAGCGCGCCGTGGTGATGTTCTTCACCTTGAGCGCCTTGAACGTCCCGGCGGCGACGGTGACCTCCTCCTCGCCCACCACCGTGGCCTCCTTGTCGAACGTGGTGGCGATGGTGGGGCGCAGGCCCCCCGTCTTGCTCGCGGGCGGCTGGAGCTTCACGGAGAGGCTGTTCTTCCACGTCCCCCCGAGCACCATGGTGGAGGGCGCGGGCACGGCGACGCCCTCGGCGCTCACCACCTGCACGTCCATGCCGGACGCGGAGAGCAGGGTGCCCTCCAGGCCGCCCAGGCCCGTGCGGATGCCCTCGGAGGTACAGGTGGCCTCCGTCTGGCCCTCACGGTTCTTCAGCT contains these protein-coding regions:
- the murA gene encoding UDP-N-acetylglucosamine 1-carboxyvinyltransferase, with translation MDKIVMKGGAELHGEVQASGAKNAALPILASALLADGTSTYRNVPDLADVGTMLKVLRTMGCDAERLTARKKDVCQVGVNGHIHPEAPYDLVKTMRASVLVLGPLVARFGRARVSMPGGCAIGARPIDQHLKGLKALGADIHLTEGYVEARAKQLKGGTVNFDVITVTGTENVLMAAVLAKGRTVMENCAREPEIEELARVLNKMGARIEGAGTSVITVEGVEGLKPVEHAILPDRIEAGTLLVAAAISGGNVLVKHAVPEHLEAVVDKLREAGCTLTAEGGGLRCKAPRTLTAVNINTTEHPGFPTDMQAQLMALMSVSQGTSVISENIFENRFMHVPELHRLGADITIQGHTAVVKGVKGLSGAPVMATDLRASASLILAGLRAEGRTDVSRVYHLDRGYERLERKLRSLGADIRRVKAKA
- the prmC gene encoding peptide chain release factor N(5)-glutamine methyltransferase, with amino-acid sequence MSSETWTIRRVLTWTTQHFEKRQVDSPRLTAEVLLSHVLKVGRVRLYVDLDRPLSKEELGTFRALIERRLGGEPTQYLTGVREFYNRTFKVDARVLIPRPETELLVEAALRMLPKDAPSRALDVCTGSGCIAISLAAERPQATVVATDLSPDACALAKENAEALKVADRVTVLQGDLFSPVPPDARFRVVVSNPPYIDTAEIATLSAEVRREPKLALDGGPDGLVAIRRVVTGARRFLEPGGLLAMEIGETQGPAVLELLRAAGYADARVEKDLERRERMAFGTQPVADGPQG
- the prfA gene encoding peptide chain release factor 1; this encodes MIDKLEDVERRFERLTADLSNPDVLADSARLQKVSKERAGLEKLVDTFRTYRKVLADLNEVEAWLGSSDPDEKAYAREALPGLKEQREELESQLKLLLLPKDPNDEKNVILEIRAGAGGDEASLFAEEVMQMYLRYADRRGWKSDIIDMSAGNAGGIKDATVTLSGDAVFSSLKYESGVHRVQRVPATETQGRIHTSTITVAVMPEAEEVDVKLNEADIDRQAMRSTGAGGQSVNTTDSAVRLTHRPTGIVVKCQQEKSQLKNYNMALRMLRAKIYEMEQERLRAERDSTRRSQVGTGDRSEKIRTYNFPQDRLTDHRIGLTVHNLPGIMAGGIEDVITACRTYYQAEALKAQTGGSRPASPDA
- a CDS encoding CapA family protein — translated: MRHAALLLLVFAACHPRPAPPAELPPSPGPGQTAPPEPDAGVVSLPAPPDTLAGAADAGPPVQPITLVVGGDVTLGHNLQTYFDDQVAKGRSREEMLAYGFKEVKPLGDAADLFAVNLECPFTEGGEKLPKNFNFRARPELVGALLAGGVDVVSLANNHMMDYGPQGLVDTLVTLETARIPYFGAGRTLAEARRPAILTVGGLRVAFLGYFFLGERNIEPPEVYATETTPGVAGHFSDVDVMERMLREDILAAKQQADIVLPFFHWGREGTYSPEPYQVRLAHAAIEAGASGVLGSHPHVLQSMELFQGAPVVYSLGNFVFGGNWNPRDKRSALWKARFGPGGYLSSEVLPLRSDRFPELPFQPVPVTGAEAEDVLRLLASSSGTVERMLPELEPWARPPPSPEPRGRE
- a CDS encoding tetratricopeptide repeat protein, which translates into the protein MAREKDNIALSDEHNTRGIELADRGWLDEAIKEFKKAIDLDPSSAHAHDNLATVYAEKKLFREALTEYLTALKLEPESATAHYNLACFLSTHAGEMAVEEYKEAIELDPEYPDAHLNLGLTYADQGRVEEAMRELQTAIELDPQDAFPRHELAALMMDEGDYRSAITQLKEVVRLEPDNFEAQLDLGICYAQKGFYAEAERAYERARALNPEDLLLNYNLAALFALWGRPKDAVQYLQKSLAADRPKVMGWLSTDPMFDALKGDPDFEALF
- a CDS encoding hemolysin family protein; amino-acid sequence: MGMEWVFLGLAILLVFANGFFVATEFAIVKIRVTRLQALVDEGQPGAATAMKMVSHLDAYLSATQFGITLASLGLGWLGEPAFAALLEPVLVRLVPEGSAATLAHTAAVVIAFSIITFLHIVIGELAPKSLAIQRAESTTLAVALPMRVFYFVFYPAIVLLNGLAAWVLRLFGLHSVGEESHDAHSEDELRVILHSSAQAGAITSARAELLERALEMAQKTARQVMVPRNQVKFLDVEEPLDKCIADARAAGHTWLPVCRGNLDEVEGLVNAKDLFFLLSRGELRSLAQVQRPVLFIPENATLEQLLAEFRRRRRQTALVVDEHGGTSGLVTIADVVAEVVGDVAELGRRVEEVRSLPGGRFELPGTTQLDDLEERLDVNFDLDEDEEGEVTTIAGYLMARLGRVPEKGDTLKLDMWRVLVEEVDGPRVVRVTVEPQSRAAPGPRTAADAASAPASESAAAPPGETPPSSSNESA